A portion of the Gigantopelta aegis isolate Gae_Host chromosome 10, Gae_host_genome, whole genome shotgun sequence genome contains these proteins:
- the LOC121383717 gene encoding ribonuclease H-like has product MIDAQYPEPSWTQAYTDGSATNAAENRGAGIYMYIMDRSGYREEAHFHTEKHCTNYDAELQALVHAAHTISTREENCLHVVFLTNALSAIQALENNKLDGISEAPHPISSINQVMLQWIPAHCGIPGNENADRLAKLSAAREQEYNWVTHEEMKSHIKSLYRPRKQTNDYYLLSR; this is encoded by the coding sequence ATGATTGATGCACAGTATCCAGAGCCATCATGGACACAGGCATATACTGATGGATCTGCAACAAATGCAGCGGAAAACAGAGGGGCtggaatatacatgtacatcatggACCGTAGTGGCTACCGAGAGGAGGCACATTTTCATACAGAGAAACACTGCACAAACTATGATGCAGAGCTTCAGGCTCTCGTTCATGCTGCCCACACCATCAGCACCAGAGAGGAGAACTGTTTACATGTCGTCTTCCTGACAAATGCTCTCTCTGCCATCCAGGCTCTTGAAAACAATAAGCTTGATGGAATTTCAGAAGCCCCACATCCTATCAGCAGTATCAACCAAGTCATGTTACAATGGATCCCCGCTCACTGTGGCATACCAGGAAATGAAAATGCAGACAGACTGGCAAAACTGAGTGCAGCTAGAGAACAGGAGTATAACTGGGTGACACACGAAGAGATGAAATCCCATATTAAATCTCTTTATAGACCTCGCAAACAAACCAATGATTATTACCTGCTGTCCCGTTAG